The DNA segment TTCCTGGCCTTGCTCGGGGATGGTCCGCCCGCTGTGACATCGGAACTTCCGAAGAAGCCCTGGTGGCTTTTCCCCAACCTGCTGAGCCTGGATGCTCCGCTGGTGGCGGTGGCGTGGCTGGCTGTGTTCGCGAAGACATGGCGTCTGGTCTATCACCCGTGGGAGGCCTACGTCGCCCTGGGGCTGGTGGTCTGGGTCATCTACGTGGTGGACCGCCTGATCGATGCCTCCCTGCGGAAGGACACCCCGGAGCGGTGTGAGCCACGGCATTTCTTCCACTGGAAGTACCGGAAGGTGTTCGCCGCCTCAGCCGGCATTGCGGCGGTTACGGCGCTGTTCCTGGTCATCCGCTACATGCCGTATTCCATTTTCGGCTACCTGTTCGTGGCGGTGGTTCTCATCGGCGCGTTTTTCGGGCTGTCGCTCCTTTCCCAGGAGGATTCGAACGAGATCCCGTATCTGAAGAACATCCTGGCGGGATTGACCTTCGCCTACGGAGTGGGCTTGCTGGCCAGCGTCTATAACCAGTCCGCGGATTTCTACATGACCATGCGGTCCCGGGAGATGATCTGCTTCGCGGTGCTGTGCATCATGAATATCTCCGCCATCGACCTGTGGGAGCATGCGAACCGCAGCCAGGATAGGGAGGTCAAGGCGACGGATGAGCTGGCGCTGACCCTGCCGCTGGTGCTTCTGGGGCTGTCCGCCATCGTTTTTGCCTACCAGGCGAATCCCCACCCGGAGGATGTCGTGGACTACGGCCTGGTCAGGCGTGCGTTTTTCTACGCCATCCTCACCGGCGCCGCCCTGCTGTATGTGCTGAACCGCACGCGCACCCGCTTCCACATGGACACGCTGCGGGTGCTGGCGGATGTGGCGCTGCTCATCCCGGTGCTGGTTTTCTTCGCATCCTCAAAAGAACCCCTCGGCTGATCCGTGCTTGCGGCGGTGGGACGGGCCATTTATTTTCCGTTCCCTTCATGTCACACCATCCGGATTCGAAAAAACCCGCCATCATCTTTCTGGGAGCCCCCGGCTCGGGAAAAGGCACCCAAGGCAAGGTGATGGGAAGCATCCCGCGGTTCTTCCACTGCGCCTGTGGTGATGTGTTCCGTTCGCTGGACACCCGCACCGCGCTGGGCCAGCAGTTCGTCCACTACTCCAGCCGCGGCGAGCTGGTGCCGGATGAACTGACCATCGAGCTGTGGAAAGCCCAGATCGACAACCTGGCGGACACCCACAACTACAAGCCGGACATCGACATCCTCATCCTCGATGGCATTCCGCGCAATGTGGAGCAGGCCCGCATCCTGGAGCGCCATCTGGACGTCCTGCAGGTCTTTCACCTTTCCTGCCCGAATCGCAACGAACTGGCCCGCCGCATGCGCAAGCGGGCGCTCAAGGACAATCGCATCGACGACGCGAGCGACAAGGTCATCGACCAGCGCATCGCCACCTACGAAGCGGAGACCAAGCCGATCCTCGCTTTCTACCCGCAGGACCGCATCACGGACATCGACGCGACCCAGCCGCCGGTGAAGGTGCTGTCGGAGATCATCCAGAAAGTCCTCACGCTGCCGGAATACCAGGCGCTGGCCTCGAAGTCGGCCTGATCCACTTTCTTCCCGATGCGAGTCATCTTTGTAGCCACCGGCGACATCGCGCTGCCGTCCTTCCGCCATCTGCTGGCCCACGGTCCGAAGCCGCTGGCCCTCGTCACCCAGCCGGACAAGCCGGTGGGCCGCCACCAGGCGCTCACGCCACCTCGCATCAAGGTGGAGGCGCTGGAGGCGGGGCTGCCCGTGCTGCAACCGGACAACATCAGCTCCGCGGTGGAGGAAATGCGCGCGCTCGATCCGGAGGTGATCGTGGTCTTCGCCTACGGCCAGATCCTGCGGAAGGACGTGCTGAAGCTGCCGTCAAAGGCGATCATCAACCTTCATGGTTCGCTTTTGCCACGGCACCGTGGTGCGTCCTGCGTACAGGCCGCCATCGACATGGGAGACAAGGAGTCCGGCATCGCGGCCATCCACGTGGTGAAGAAGCTGGATGCGGGTGACGTGATTTTCGACAAGGCCATCCCGATCCAGCCGGACGAAACCGGTGGCACGCTCCACGACAAGCTCGCGGATGTAGCGGCCGAAGTATTGGCGGAAACGCTCAAGCGGATCGGGGAGGGGACGGACACCCGCACGCCGCAGGACGACAGCTTTTCCAACTACGCGTCGAAGCTGGAGCGCGATGACGGCCGGATCGACTGGTCGATGACCGCTGATGCGCTGGAGCGGCGCATCCGTGCGTATGATCCATGGCCGGGGACTTTCACCACCGTCCAGGAAGATGGAAAGTGGAAGCGCCTCAAGGTGTTCCCGCCCGTGATCCCCGCGCCCGGCGGTGCGGAACTGGCGGAGGGATTCCAAGTTTCCGGCAAGAAGCTATTCGTTGCTTGTGGAGGCAAGGGCGCAGTCGAGTTGCTGAACGTCCAGCCGGAAGGCGGCAAGCGCATGACCGCCGAGCAATATCTCGCCGGGCGGAAGCCACAGGGATTCCAGTAATCCGGACGGTCATGAAGAACGGGCCACTCCCACCGTTCACCCGGCCCGCGCGGATCAACGTGGTGGGCGTGAGTGGCAGCGGGAAATCCACCTTGGCGAAGAGGCTGTCCACGGTCACCGGCATCCGCCACATCGAGATGGATGCCCTGTTCTGGAAGCCCGGCTGGACGGGCACCGCGGAGAACGAGTTCCTTGCCAAAGTGGAGCACGCACTGGCAGGGGAGGAATGGATTCTCGACGGCAACTACTCCCGCACCCAGCCGGTCAAATGGCGGCGTGCGACCATGGTGGTGTGGGTGGACTTTTCATTTCCCCGCACGCTGTGGCAGGCGGCGCGGCGTGCCTTCGGTCGGTCATTCACCAAGGCGGAACTCTGGCCCGGAACCGGCAACCGCGAATCGTTCCGGAAATCGTTTTTCAGCAAGGACTCGATCATCTGGTGGACGATCACCTCCTATGGCAGGCAGCGTGGGCGCTACCTCCGGCTCATGGAGGATCCGGAGCATGCGCATCTCACCATCATCAGGTTCAGATCACCACGCGAGGTAAGCCGCTTTCTCATGCGTTTTGAGGAGCAAGAGGGCCGCCGGATCTTTGGCTGAACGGAGCGCGGACTTCAGTCCGCTCCAGAGAATCAAGCCAGCAAAGCCAAGCGGACTGAAGTCCGCACTCCGTAAGATCACCGTCCGATTTCCTCCAACGCCCGCACGATTTCCTCCGGATTCGTATCCTGTAGCGTGTTGTGCCTGCCGTTGGGGATCTCGATGAACTTCACCACATCCTTTCTCTCCGCAGCGAGCTGGCGGCTCATTTCAACGGGGATCGCCTCGTCCGTGGTGCCGTGGAAGATGACCACCTCGCCAGGGCCGCGTTCCGCCAGTTCCTTGAGCCGGGCCGTGTTGTCAAAGCGGTGCCAGATCAGAAACCCGATGGGCAGGCCGGTCATGGCCTTGCTCATGTCCATGGTGCTGGTGAAGGGCGTGAGCAACACACCCCGCTGGATGCCAAACTCGGATGCTCCGACGAGTGCGGCCGCCGCACCCAGGCTGTGGCCGAAGAACCTCAACCGCGCTGGATCGGGCACCGTCGGCCATCCCAGCTCCTTCGCGGCGAGGGGGACGGCGGTCTTGATGGAGTCCCGGATGCGGCCGGGGGAGGGAGCGCCTTTGCAATCACCGTATCCCGGGTAGTCGATCAATAACCACGCATCCTCCTGTGGTGCGTGTTCCTGCAGCCACTGGGACCAGTCCAGCGCGATGGTGCCGTTCCCACCGCAGAAGATCCACAGATTGCGCGGGGAGGTGAGGTTTCCCTGGAGGAAGGCACGCTGGCTGCCCTGCGAGGTTTCGAAGTCGATCTGCCTGCCGCCGGTCGATTTCCGCCAATCTCCGACCACGCCCGCCCCATACGGACGCGGGAAGTAAATGAAGCGGGACTGGGTGCAACTGATGAGCGCCAGCGCGATGGCCATGGCGGTTGCTCCCACCAGGGCCCAGCGGAAGAGTGTGCCGCGGTTCATAAGGGGAGGGCCTGATTTCCTCACCTCCGCCGGCGGAAGACCATGGCCAGCGCTGCCAGGGAAGCCAGCGCGGATACCGTCGGCTCCGGAACGACGGAGATCAATGCGACGCCGCTGCCCTGTGTGCCGCTGTAGTTGTAGTCGATCTGGAACGTATTCGAACCCACGGTGAAGGTGGTCGATTTGTCCTCGATCAGCGTTCCATCGACGGTGAAGAAGGAACCGGTCAGCGAGCCGCCGTTCCTGATGAACAGGAGGGCCTCACCGAGGGGGATGGTGGAGTTGCCAAGGTCAGCGACGGCGAGGACAGCGCCACTGCCCACGTTGAGGGAGGTCACTTCCACCAGGTCATTCGTCATGCTGGCTGAGTTGATTTCCACTGCCAGTCTGGCGAGGCTCTGGAGGGAGAGGGCACCCATGGAGAGGACGCCGATTTCCTGTCCGGTGGTGGTGGTCCCGGGTGCCAGCGTGCCGGTGCCGGTCACACCCACCGCAGCTCCTGTCTGGATGGAGCCGCCGTTTCCGCGCAGGTTGCCATTGACCGTCACCCCGGAGGTCGCGTCCAGCGAGGTGTTGAGGATCATGTTGCCGTTGGCGGAGATGCTGGTGGTGTTGGTGTAGGCCTTGGCAACGCCGGTCATCAGGAGGGTGCCGTTGACACCGCGCACGACGGCGATGTCGCCGTTGATCTCACCGTGCAGTTCGATGGTTCCGTTGCCCGTGAAGGTGGCGGTCCGTCCTCCTGTGCCGGAACGGCTGATGGCCGCCGTCTCACTGAGGGTGAGGGTGCCCGCGTCCGAGGTGATGTAGGTGCCGCCAGCCAGCGTGAGGGCGCCGTTCCAGGTGTTGACCCCGTTGACGTTCCGCAGCGCGCCGCTCGATCCCGCTCCTGTGCCGCTGATGGTGAGGGGTTCCGCAGCGATGGAACCGATGGTGTCCCGGAAAAAAAAGTGACGCTCCGGATTCCACGGTGGTTCCAGTGGAGGTGCTGCCGAGCGCATTGACGTGGCCGATGGTCATGCCACCGTTCTTGATGGTCGTGGTCCCGGTGTAGGAGTTGTTCCCTGAAAGGGTCCAGCGCAGGCTGCCGCCGCCGCTCATCTCTATGTTGAGCGTGCCGGAGCCGTCGCTGATCGCGCCGCTGATGTTGCTGAGGGGAGAGGAGGTGTTGGTGGTTCCCGCGAGCGTCAGGGTGTGGGTTCCGGAGATTCCCAGGCTCACCGCGTTCCTCACAAAAATCCCCCAACTATTGCTCGGGGAGGAAGCGGTGCTGTTGAATGCCCATGACTGCGCGGCCATCAGCGAGATGGCCACGTTCTGGTTGGTGGTGTTGCTGCCGATGTTGACGGTCTTGGTGGCGGCGGTGGTGGTGATGCCGCCGGCACCGAGTTCCAGCGTCCGGTTCGTGCCGCCGCCCTGGAGAGTGAAGGTTTCGCCACTGTTGAACTGCAGGCCGGCCATCTGGCGGTCGCCGTTCAGGTTCACGTTGCGTGCGCCGGTCAACCCCGTGATGCCGAAGACAGCGGTATCTCCTGCAACGGGAAAGCCCGCCGGATCCGTGCCTCCGGCCAGCGTCGTCGCCCAGTTCGTGTTCAGATCCCAGACTCCATTGGACGCACCATCCCAGTAGTAGGTCTCCGCGTGGGTGGATACGGGGAGGAGGAGGGAGAAAACGATGGTGGGGAGGAATCTGGGCTTCATGGGAGGAAGTCGCGGGGAGGAGGGAGACTCATCGAACCTGGAAAATGCCAGGTCCCAGGTTCGGAGGTTTGGTGAGAGGAACATTTCCGTGCCTTCCGCGTCAAGACCGCACTTCCGGGAGAACCCGGTATTCCGCTGGTCTCCATTCGTTCCTTGAAACAGACGGGAGTGGACCGTAGTAGAGGGAAACGCGAAAGCCTCATCATCTTCCAGATCCACCATGAAACCCACGCTTCTCACTCTCCTGCTTCTTTCTCCGTTTGCTTCCGCCGAGCCGCTTTTCAATGGCAAGGATCTGAGCGGATGGACCCCTGATGTTCCATCTGCCGATGGCAAGCCGGAAACGCCTCCGAGTTTCATCGTCCGTGACGGTCTGCTCGTCAGCAAGGGTGATCCCAAAGGCCACCTGGTCAGCGACAAGTCCTACTCGAATTACAAGCTGGAGGTGGAGTACCGCTTCCCCGGAAAGGGCGGAAACTGCGGTGTGCTCATCCACGCCTCCGAACCACGGAATCTCTACAAGATGTTCCCCAAGTCCATTGAAGTGCAGATGAACTCCGGCGACGCGGGGGATTTCTGGTGCATCGGCGAGAACATCGAAGTGCCTGACATGGAAAAGCGCCGCCCTCGCAAGGAAGGGCAGAACTTCGGCGGTGGTCCTGCCGATGCCCGCCGTATCCTCAACCTCAACGACGGCGCGGAGAAACCTCTCGGCGAGTGGAATACCATGACCATCGAGTGCAAGGGGGATGAGGTCATCGTCCACGTCAACGGCGTCCTCGTGAACCATGGCTCGAAAAGCACCGCATCCTCCGGCAAGCTCGCGCTGCAGGCGGAAGGCACCGAGGTGGAATTCCGGAAGCTGGAACTGACGTCCCTCAAATGATCCGTGCCGCGTTGTTCTGCTGGCTGCTGGCCCTTGTCCCGCTCCACGCGCAGACCGGTTCGAAGATCGTCGGAGCGGCCCGCAAGCAGATCGGGGTCACCCTGAGCTATGATCCCGCCTACACGAAGCTGGCTTATCCGAACGGCGATGTGCCGCGTGAAAAGGGCGTCTGCACGGATGTGGTGATCCGGGCACTGCGGGACGGGCTTTCACAGGATCTCCAGCAGCTCGTCCACGAGGACATGAAGACGAACTTCGGCACCTACCCGAAGAACTGGGGGCTGAGCCGCACCGACCGCAACATCGACCACCGGCGTGTGCCCAACCTCCGCCGCTTCTTTGAACGGAAGGGATATGGGATCAAACTGGAGTCACCGGTGGACTACGCCGCGTTCCTGCCAGGGGATCTGGTCACGTGCACCGTGCCACCGCACCTGCCGCACATCATGATCGTGAGCGACAAAAAGACCGCGGAAGGCAGGCCGCTGGTGATCCACAACATCGGAGGTGGAGCGAGGGAAGAAGACGTGCTGGCGACCTATCCGCTCACCGGCCACTACCGGTGGAAGTAAGGAGAAGTAAGGAGGGAGGACACTCCTGTCCTCCGGCGGCATTGGCAAATAACCAATGATTCACCGCAAAACTCAAAGATCGCGAAAGGGGAAGATGGATTCCCCAAGTTCGTAGAGATCTGTTGTTCGTTTCATTCTCTTCTGAAAACTTCTCCTTCTTCGTTGGCCAATGCCGCCGGGGCACAAGAGTGTATCCCCTCCTTGCTCAACAGCATCCCGCGCCCGCGCAGGCAGGGCTGGCAGGCATGTCGCAGTCGGCTGTTGGTGCTTCCAAAGATGGATTCGGTGCGAGCGTCGAGAGGCCCAGCTTGGTGAGCAGCGCACGGTCCTTTTCCACGGATGGATTCTTTGCGGTGAGCAGCTTGTCACCGTAGAAGATGGAGTTCGCTCCGGCGAAGAAGCACATCGCCTGCGTTTCATCCGACAGGCGGGTGCGGCCGGCGGAAAGGCGGACTTTCGCCTTCGGGATGGCGATGCGGGTGACGGCGATCATCCGGACGAGGTCGAACGGATCGACCTGCGGGTTTTCCGCCAGCGGCGTGCCGGGCATCGGCATCAGGGAGTTGATCGGCACGCTCTCCGGCTGCGGGTTGAAGCTGGAAATGACCTCCAGCATGCGCAGGCGGTCGGTGATCGTTTCGCCGAGACCGAGGATGCCGCCACAGCAGACGGACATGCCGGCGTCCTGTACGTTGCGGATGGTCCGCAGGCGGTCGTCGTAGGTATGGCTGGAGACGATGTTCGGGTAGTGCTCCGGGGAGGTGTCCAGGTTGTGGTTGTAGGCGGTGACACCCGCTTCGCGCAGGCGGACCGCTTCTTCCGGTCCGAGTTCGCCGAGGGTGACACAGACTTCCATGCCGAGGGTGGAGACGTCCTTGATGATGTCCAGCACCTGCTCGAAGCGCTGGGTGCCGCCACGGACACCACGCCATGCCGCGCCCATGCAGAAGCGGGTGGAGCCGGTCTCACGGGCGGCGCGGGCGCGCTCCATGATCTGCTCCTTTTCCATAAGCCGCTCGATCTGGACGCCGGAGTTGTAGCGGGCGGACTGGGCGCAGTAGGAACAGTCTTCGGAGCATCCACCGGTCTTGATCGAAAGAAGGGTGCAGAGCTGGACCTCCGCATCCGGCCAGTTGGCCTCATGCACTTTCCGGGAACGCTGGATGAGTTCGAAGAAGGGAAGGTCGTAGAGTGCCTGGAGTTCGGAGAGAATCATGTGGGAGAGTGGAAGAAAGGGGAGGGTCGGGGGATTTTCCGGTCGTGATGTCGGGTCAACGTGCCCAGCCGCCATCGACGAGCGGCATCTTGCCTTGGCCAACCGAAGTATAGAGCGTCTTGCCCTTGGCTCCCTCCAGCGGGATGCCGACGGCGTTCCTCCACACTTTGGTCATGCTTTCGCCGGTGTGGCAGCCCCAGCTTTTGCAGTAGGCGTTCTTGGAGAAGACCGATGATTTGATCTTCGGCAGATCCCGCTCATGCAGCCAGGAGGTGGACGCGGCCATGATCTCACTGCCGTAGTCCAGCATGAACGCATGGCGGTTCGAATGGCCGAAGTAGTCGAAGGTCTGGATGGAGCCACGCGGGCGGGAGTTGATGGCCCGGATGAGGTCCCCGGTGGAGTTCACCCAGATGAGGGTGACACGCCGCTTCGCCGCCTGTTCGTTGATCCAGGTGGTGTAGGGTTTTCCGTCCTCCCTGCCGCGGGCCTGGTAGCTCTTCTGGTGGACCATCCACACGATGGGTGCATCCGGTCCGTATGCCTGCCGGATCTCCGCCATGCGGAGGGTGGCGGCGCGGATGAAGTTCGCCCACCAGCGGTCATGCTGGTCATCCGGCACCCGCAGGTGCTCCCATTTTTTCAGGGATGGACCGCCGGAAACGATGACGTGCTCCGCGCTGGCGATGCCGGAAAAGAGCAGGAACAACAGGGCGGCGAGCCGTGCGAAGAGTCTCATGGCCGGGAAAGTAGAAGGTCCGGATGCCTGAGACAAATGAAAAACCCGGTTCGTGAGAACCGGGTCCGTTGAATTTCATACGCTCCGGCAGCGCGGGCGGTCAGGCGGACTGGGTCCCGTTCCGGATGATCTCGAAGAAGCTCTGCGGCTCCAGGGAGGCACCACCGATGAGGGCGCCGTCGATATCCGGGCAGGCCATCAGTTCCGCGGCGTTGTTCGGCTTCACGCTGCCGCCATACTGGATGCGGATCTTGCCGGCGGCGTCCGCGCCATACAGCCCGGAAATCACGGAGCGGACGAAGGCGTGGGCTTCCTGAGCTTGGGCGGAAGTGGCGGTCACACCGGTACCGATCGCCCAGACGGGCTCATAGGCGACGACGATTTCCGCCAGATCCTTTTCGGAGACATCCTTCAGACCACCGGTGATCTGGGTACGGAGGACTTCTTCCAGCTTCCCGCCTTCGCGCTCGGCGAGGGTTTCACCAATGCAGAAGATCGGCTTCAGGTTCGCTTCGCGGGCCTTCTTGATCTTCGCATTGATGACGGCGTCCGTTTCACCGAAGATGGAGCGGCGCTCGCTGTGTCCGAGGATCACGTAGTGGACGAAGAACTCGCGCAGCATGAGCACGCTCACCTCACCGGTGTAGGCGCCGGAGTCATACTCGGAGCAATTCTGCGCGGCAATCTGGATGGCGTGGGCGTTCTGGACGGCGGTGGCCGTGTGGAGCTGGTCCGCCAGCTTCGCCAGCGACACGAACGGAGGCGCGATCACGATTTCGCTGTTGAAATTCGAGCCCTGGAGCTTGGAGAGCAGGCTCTTCACGAAGTCCTCCGTTTCCGAAGGTCCTTTGTTCATTTTCCAGTTGGCGGCGAAGATCGGCTTGCGGTTCATATCGTTGGGATCGGGTATTTTGACGTAAAGGCTGGCAGGTAATTCAATCAAGCGTCGGAAAGTGCGGCGACGCCAGGGAGCACCTTGCCTTCGAGCAGTTCGAGGGAGGCACCACCGCCGGTCGAGATGAAGGTCATCTTGTCATCCAGGCCGAACTTGTTGACCGCGGTGACGGAGTCTCCGCCACCGACGATGGTGGTGCCGGTGTTGGCGGCCATCGCTTCGGCCACGGCCTTGGTGCCTTTGGCGAAGCTGTCGAGTTCGAACACGCCCATCGGGCCGTTCCAGATGATGGTCTTGGCCTTGGCGACTTCCGCGACGAATTCGTCGACGGCCACGTCACCGATGTCGATGCCTTCCCAGCCGTCCGGCGTTTCGCCACCCTGTTCATAGGGCTGGGTGCTCTTGGTTTCGGCACCTTCCTTGAACTCCTGGGTGATGCGGGTATCAGCAGGAAGGAGGAAGTTGACGCCCTTTGCCTTCGCGTTGGCGAGGATCTCGAGCGCGAGGTCCAGCTTGTCCGCCTCCACGCGGCTGTTGCCGGTGTGGTAGCCCTGGGCCTTGCGGAAAGTGTTGGCCATCGCACCGCCGATGAGGAAGGCGTCGGCCTTTTCCATGAGGGCGTTGATGACCTGGATCTTGTCGGAGACCTTGGCTCCGCCCATGATGACGAGGAACGGGCGCTCAGGGTTCTCCAGCTTGCCGACGAGGTATTCCAGCTCACGGTCGAGCAGGAAGCCGGAGGCGGCCTTCGGAATGAAATGGGTGACGCCTTCGGTGGAGGCGTGGGCGCGGTGAGCGGTGCCGAAGGCGTCGTTCACGAAAATCTCGGCGCTGCCGGCGAGGGCCTTTGCGTAGTCCTTTTCGTTCGCTTCCTCTTCAGGATAGAAGCGTGTGTTTTCGAGCAGCAGGACCTGGCCGGGCTGGAGGGCGGCACGCAGGGCTGCGGTTTCCTCACCGATGCTGTCCGGGGCGAGCTTCACTTCCTGGCCGAGGATCTCGGAAAGGGCGGCTGCGGCAGGTGCGAGGGAGTATTTCGCCTCAGGTCCCCCTTTCGGACGGCCGAGGTGGGAGCAGAGGACGAGCTTCGCGCCACCGGCGATGAGATGTTTGATGGAAGGCACAGCACCCTGGATGCGGGTATCGTCGGTGATCACCCCATCCTTGAGGGGGACATTGAAATCCACACGCATGAGGACTTCCTTCGCATTGACGTCGAGATCGCGGATCGAGAGTTTGGCCATGGGCGGGGAATCCCGCCCGAGAGAAGCCCCGCTGTCAAGCCATGCTCATCTCCGGGGGGCAAGAAAGCGCGCGGAATGCGGGAATCTAATCTCCGGGGAAGGGGTCCGCTGAAAATCGCTCATACTGGCGGCGGATCATGGAATCCCCGGGCGCGAAATTCGTGGCGAGGGCGGACCATTTCACCGCCCCCTTGCGGTCTTTCTTCGAAAAGTGGATCTCTCCCAGGGTGTCCAGATAGGCCGCCTCGTCAGGATTCAGTGCAAGCGCCTTCCGGGAAAGCGCCTCGCCCTCCGGCAGGCGGCGGACTGCCCGGGCCGCGAGCCAGGCACTGCCATTCAGCGTCTGTCCGGAGCGCGGGAAGCGTTCGATCAAGCCGGACATGACCTTCCAGGATTTCTCGAAATACTCGTCATGTTCCTTGATCAGGCCCGCTTTCCGCAGCGCGGGGAAGAAATAATCCGCCAGATGGCCGACGCCGGGAAAGTAAGAATGGCACCGGTCCAGCAGGTCGAGTCCCCGTTCCCGGTCTCCTTCCAGAAGTGACAGACCGTGGGGCAGATCCGCCCTCAGCCGGATGTTCAGGAGGAATGGAGCCAGCGAGAGATTGGTGTCCCCGTCGTTGGCACGCAGGGCCATCGCTTCCGCCAGCGCGGCGGATTCCTTCCACCTGCCTTGTTCCAGAAGCTGGACTGAATACCGGTTGAAGGCGTCCAGCGTGTAGCCGCTGGCGAGGTCCCCGTAAGGTTCCGGAGTGGGGGATGACTCGATGGCGTAGCGGGCCAGCCAGGTGGACGCTCTCTCCATGTCTCCACCGAAGGCGTAGGCGTTCGAGATGATGATGGAGGAGCCGGAGTCGCCCAGCGACAGTTTCTCCGCCCAGCCATCATGCACCACCGCTTCATCCTCCCGGCCCGCCCGCCTGAGGCTGGCGGCGAGGTAGGCGTGCAGTTCCGGGCGGCCCAGCGAGACCTTGTCGCCTCTGTCCCCGGCGATCATTTTTGTGAAGATCTCCGCCACCTGGTCCCACTCGCCACGGATCGACAGTCCCATGAAGTTCTGCGTCTGGAGGGCGGAACTCTGGTCCGCGGCGGCCTGCATCCCCTGGACCTTGAGGGAGGTGGCCATATCGGCGAACCTGCCCTCCGTCCGCGAGAAATCCGAGGTGTAGGCGATCCGCTTGAGATACTGGGACTTCTGCGCGGGTGCCGCTTTCTCGACCGCCTTCCATGCGAGGCCCAGCCAGCGGTCGCGGGTTCGCTTCGGATCGGGGATGGCGCCGAACAGTCCCAGCATCCCCTCGAATTGGTCGGCGAAGGACGACTCCTCATCCAGAACCGCCAGCCAGTCCCACCACTGGATGGCGACCTCATCCTCGTTGAAGGCCAGGTTCACCAATTGACGCCAGCGCCCTTCGTCGTCGCCGGCCCATTTCGTGGCGACGGCTTGGGCGAGGACGGCCGTGTCGGATGGGCCTTGATCCGCGGCGAAAAGTGTGGCCAGCAGAATCAGGAAATCGTCCAGTTCCGTCTCCGCCA comes from the Luteolibacter sp. SL250 genome and includes:
- a CDS encoding nucleoside monophosphate kinase, which gives rise to MSHHPDSKKPAIIFLGAPGSGKGTQGKVMGSIPRFFHCACGDVFRSLDTRTALGQQFVHYSSRGELVPDELTIELWKAQIDNLADTHNYKPDIDILILDGIPRNVEQARILERHLDVLQVFHLSCPNRNELARRMRKRALKDNRIDDASDKVIDQRIATYEAETKPILAFYPQDRITDIDATQPPVKVLSEIIQKVLTLPEYQALASKSA
- the fmt gene encoding methionyl-tRNA formyltransferase encodes the protein MRVIFVATGDIALPSFRHLLAHGPKPLALVTQPDKPVGRHQALTPPRIKVEALEAGLPVLQPDNISSAVEEMRALDPEVIVVFAYGQILRKDVLKLPSKAIINLHGSLLPRHRGASCVQAAIDMGDKESGIAAIHVVKKLDAGDVIFDKAIPIQPDETGGTLHDKLADVAAEVLAETLKRIGEGTDTRTPQDDSFSNYASKLERDDGRIDWSMTADALERRIRAYDPWPGTFTTVQEDGKWKRLKVFPPVIPAPGGAELAEGFQVSGKKLFVACGGKGAVELLNVQPEGGKRMTAEQYLAGRKPQGFQ
- a CDS encoding adenylate kinase produces the protein MKNGPLPPFTRPARINVVGVSGSGKSTLAKRLSTVTGIRHIEMDALFWKPGWTGTAENEFLAKVEHALAGEEWILDGNYSRTQPVKWRRATMVVWVDFSFPRTLWQAARRAFGRSFTKAELWPGTGNRESFRKSFFSKDSIIWWTITSYGRQRGRYLRLMEDPEHAHLTIIRFRSPREVSRFLMRFEEQEGRRIFG
- a CDS encoding alpha/beta hydrolase; the protein is MNRGTLFRWALVGATAMAIALALISCTQSRFIYFPRPYGAGVVGDWRKSTGGRQIDFETSQGSQRAFLQGNLTSPRNLWIFCGGNGTIALDWSQWLQEHAPQEDAWLLIDYPGYGDCKGAPSPGRIRDSIKTAVPLAAKELGWPTVPDPARLRFFGHSLGAAAALVGASEFGIQRGVLLTPFTSTMDMSKAMTGLPIGFLIWHRFDNTARLKELAERGPGEVVIFHGTTDEAIPVEMSRQLAAERKDVVKFIEIPNGRHNTLQDTNPEEIVRALEEIGR
- a CDS encoding DUF1080 domain-containing protein, coding for MKPTLLTLLLLSPFASAEPLFNGKDLSGWTPDVPSADGKPETPPSFIVRDGLLVSKGDPKGHLVSDKSYSNYKLEVEYRFPGKGGNCGVLIHASEPRNLYKMFPKSIEVQMNSGDAGDFWCIGENIEVPDMEKRRPRKEGQNFGGGPADARRILNLNDGAEKPLGEWNTMTIECKGDEVIVHVNGVLVNHGSKSTASSGKLALQAEGTEVEFRKLELTSLK
- a CDS encoding DUF1287 domain-containing protein codes for the protein MIRAALFCWLLALVPLHAQTGSKIVGAARKQIGVTLSYDPAYTKLAYPNGDVPREKGVCTDVVIRALRDGLSQDLQQLVHEDMKTNFGTYPKNWGLSRTDRNIDHRRVPNLRRFFERKGYGIKLESPVDYAAFLPGDLVTCTVPPHLPHIMIVSDKKTAEGRPLVIHNIGGGAREEDVLATYPLTGHYRWK
- the bioB gene encoding biotin synthase BioB; protein product: MILSELQALYDLPFFELIQRSRKVHEANWPDAEVQLCTLLSIKTGGCSEDCSYCAQSARYNSGVQIERLMEKEQIMERARAARETGSTRFCMGAAWRGVRGGTQRFEQVLDIIKDVSTLGMEVCVTLGELGPEEAVRLREAGVTAYNHNLDTSPEHYPNIVSSHTYDDRLRTIRNVQDAGMSVCCGGILGLGETITDRLRMLEVISSFNPQPESVPINSLMPMPGTPLAENPQVDPFDLVRMIAVTRIAIPKAKVRLSAGRTRLSDETQAMCFFAGANSIFYGDKLLTAKNPSVEKDRALLTKLGLSTLAPNPSLEAPTADCDMPASPACAGAGCC
- the tpiA gene encoding triose-phosphate isomerase gives rise to the protein MNRKPIFAANWKMNKGPSETEDFVKSLLSKLQGSNFNSEIVIAPPFVSLAKLADQLHTATAVQNAHAIQIAAQNCSEYDSGAYTGEVSVLMLREFFVHYVILGHSERRSIFGETDAVINAKIKKAREANLKPIFCIGETLAEREGGKLEEVLRTQITGGLKDVSEKDLAEIVVAYEPVWAIGTGVTATSAQAQEAHAFVRSVISGLYGADAAGKIRIQYGGSVKPNNAAELMACPDIDGALIGGASLEPQSFFEIIRNGTQSA
- a CDS encoding phosphoglycerate kinase, which translates into the protein MAKLSIRDLDVNAKEVLMRVDFNVPLKDGVITDDTRIQGAVPSIKHLIAGGAKLVLCSHLGRPKGGPEAKYSLAPAAAALSEILGQEVKLAPDSIGEETAALRAALQPGQVLLLENTRFYPEEEANEKDYAKALAGSAEIFVNDAFGTAHRAHASTEGVTHFIPKAASGFLLDRELEYLVGKLENPERPFLVIMGGAKVSDKIQVINALMEKADAFLIGGAMANTFRKAQGYHTGNSRVEADKLDLALEILANAKAKGVNFLLPADTRITQEFKEGAETKSTQPYEQGGETPDGWEGIDIGDVAVDEFVAEVAKAKTIIWNGPMGVFELDSFAKGTKAVAEAMAANTGTTIVGGGDSVTAVNKFGLDDKMTFISTGGGASLELLEGKVLPGVAALSDA